The following are encoded in a window of Rubellicoccus peritrichatus genomic DNA:
- a CDS encoding DUF1538 domain-containing protein, producing MAEIEQRRGDAVRLGFTGAVRLLVPYFQEKFVEQLKTIWFIIFYLLVFQLFVLQMPIVYAAMIAVGIFLVAVGLMFFMEGLRLGLMPLGEIIGAILPRNANMPIILGFAFLLGLGATFAEPAIAVLRAAGAGVSPQQAPLLYSLLNDFANQLVFCVGAGVGIAVLLGVLRFFHGWSLKILLYPLLGILVVLTVWAANEPMLKPVIGLAWDCGAVTTGPVTVPLVIALGIGVCRIVGGEDSGNAGFGIVTLASLFPIIAVLLLAFGHFFADDYWGGENYSGDVPVAVDYGTNIEALGLAHAAEELSDDHAAGQLPGGISEGEYHDYLMTGELPEDVRIRYVGGQVEWEEGRILHRDASVVFEKIRDPSIWAKDVDDWDPESNFFDEARGAVFAALQAIIPLCAFLFFTLIVVLREKLRRLDEMVIGIVFALVGMFLFGLGIEMGLTPLGTQLGSNIPSSFAAIKPFGMDGLVGPIISEGFGGKFLVMTFAFFLGYGATLAEPALNALGDTVQKITAGAFRKNLLMQSVALGVALGIAAGTLKMIYGVPLHWMIIPAYLLLIVLTMISSEEFVNFAWDSAGVTTGPITVPLVLSMGLGIGANIPGVIDGFGILAMASVGPILTVLTVGLIVRRTSEMSPKGEQA from the coding sequence ATGGCTGAGATTGAACAACGGCGAGGGGATGCGGTGCGGCTGGGTTTTACCGGTGCAGTCCGATTACTTGTTCCTTACTTTCAGGAGAAGTTCGTCGAGCAGCTCAAAACCATCTGGTTTATTATCTTTTACCTACTGGTGTTTCAGCTTTTCGTTCTGCAGATGCCAATCGTCTATGCGGCAATGATCGCAGTAGGCATCTTTCTGGTCGCGGTGGGTTTGATGTTCTTTATGGAAGGCCTGCGTCTTGGGTTGATGCCCTTGGGGGAGATCATTGGGGCAATACTTCCGCGCAATGCGAATATGCCTATCATTCTGGGATTTGCCTTCCTGCTTGGGTTAGGGGCGACTTTTGCTGAACCGGCTATTGCTGTGTTGCGTGCGGCAGGTGCCGGAGTTTCGCCTCAACAGGCACCATTGCTCTACAGTCTGCTCAATGATTTTGCCAACCAGCTTGTCTTCTGTGTGGGCGCCGGTGTTGGGATTGCGGTGCTGTTGGGGGTATTGCGTTTTTTCCATGGCTGGTCTCTAAAAATACTGCTTTATCCGTTGTTGGGTATTCTGGTGGTGCTGACTGTTTGGGCAGCGAATGAGCCTATGCTGAAGCCGGTCATCGGACTCGCTTGGGATTGTGGAGCGGTGACGACTGGTCCGGTGACCGTGCCCTTGGTCATTGCGCTTGGCATTGGTGTATGTCGCATTGTTGGTGGTGAAGATAGCGGGAACGCAGGTTTTGGTATTGTCACCCTCGCGTCGCTTTTTCCGATTATTGCCGTATTACTTTTGGCCTTTGGCCATTTTTTTGCCGACGATTATTGGGGGGGAGAAAATTATTCTGGCGATGTTCCTGTCGCTGTAGATTACGGAACAAACATTGAGGCTCTTGGCCTGGCGCACGCTGCTGAAGAGCTGAGTGATGATCATGCTGCCGGTCAGTTGCCTGGGGGGATTTCTGAAGGAGAGTATCATGACTATTTGATGACTGGTGAATTACCGGAAGATGTTCGCATACGTTATGTCGGTGGACAAGTTGAGTGGGAGGAAGGACGAATTCTCCATCGAGATGCTTCAGTCGTTTTTGAAAAGATAAGGGATCCATCGATTTGGGCCAAAGATGTCGATGACTGGGATCCGGAGAGTAACTTTTTCGATGAAGCTCGAGGGGCTGTGTTCGCCGCCCTCCAGGCAATTATTCCTCTTTGTGCCTTTCTCTTTTTTACACTCATCGTTGTGCTTCGAGAGAAGCTTAGGCGTCTTGATGAAATGGTCATTGGGATCGTTTTTGCCCTCGTTGGGATGTTCCTGTTCGGTTTGGGAATTGAGATGGGGCTTACACCACTTGGGACCCAGTTGGGTAGCAATATACCGTCTTCGTTTGCGGCAATTAAGCCCTTTGGTATGGATGGGCTCGTTGGGCCGATTATTAGTGAAGGCTTTGGAGGCAAATTCCTGGTTATGACCTTTGCATTCTTTCTGGGCTATGGGGCAACCCTTGCTGAGCCTGCATTAAATGCGCTGGGAGACACGGTTCAGAAAATCACTGCTGGTGCTTTTCGTAAGAACCTGCTAATGCAGTCGGTCGCCTTGGGAGTGGCTCTTGGCATTGCTGCCGGGACATTGAAAATGATCTATGGCGTGCCCTTGCACTGGATGATTATTCCTGCGTATCTCCTGCTCATTGTCCTGACGATGATATCTTCGGAGGAATTCGTTAACTTCGCCTGGGACAGTGCCGGAGTGACGACTGGCCCAATTACGGTGCCGCTTGTTCTTTCGATGGGCTTGGGAATTGGTGCCAACATTCCGGGCGTCATTGATGGTTTTGGAATCCTTGCCATGGCTTCGGTTGGGCCAATTCTGACTGTCTTGACGGTTGGTTTGATTGTGCGGCGCACGAGTGAGATGAGTCCGAAAGGAGAGCAGGCATGA